A portion of the Syntrophales bacterium genome contains these proteins:
- a CDS encoding FmdE family protein, whose protein sequence is MPIKNEEILRSINKKEVEFIQRRVRVDYDNRLQIPLSFTYQNREHKVTGLLGTFKGDLSSRDITYLVKTQDKNVYLLYLHFHDSSPQSLLSPCHWILGFRVLRDEELMFFFREERKMLVNMELKRVADFHGHLCPDLVIGCKAYEVAFEILSRKENLDGGLIVIAENTTSAIDAIQCLSGCTLGNQRLKIHDFGKHKYTFLNSRTGLGVRLSLREQSFRDEPQHIELEEKAKKGEATVEDVTYLQSLLDDRVKRLFSLKYDELFEAVMTTRKPPRTETFTDFAQCHHCGDLVLKSKLVNIDGLFLCRQCSSCLIRSSTDGTHH, encoded by the coding sequence ATGCCTATAAAAAACGAAGAGATACTACGGTCTATCAATAAAAAGGAGGTGGAGTTTATTCAACGGAGGGTAAGGGTGGATTATGACAATAGACTCCAGATCCCTTTGAGCTTTACTTACCAGAACAGGGAGCACAAGGTGACAGGTCTCTTGGGCACCTTTAAAGGTGATTTGTCATCCAGGGATATTACCTATCTTGTGAAGACCCAGGATAAGAATGTATACCTGCTTTATCTCCATTTCCATGATTCTTCGCCCCAGAGTCTTCTGTCTCCATGCCATTGGATATTGGGCTTTCGGGTGTTGAGGGATGAGGAACTGATGTTCTTTTTTAGGGAGGAGAGGAAGATGCTGGTTAATATGGAATTAAAAAGGGTAGCTGATTTCCACGGGCATCTCTGCCCTGATCTTGTGATCGGGTGCAAGGCCTATGAAGTGGCTTTTGAGATACTATCTCGGAAGGAGAACTTAGATGGCGGGCTCATCGTTATCGCCGAGAACACAACGAGCGCCATTGATGCCATCCAGTGCCTTTCAGGATGTACTCTTGGAAATCAGAGGCTGAAAATCCATGACTTCGGCAAACACAAGTACACATTCCTCAATAGCCGAACAGGGCTAGGGGTAAGGCTATCCTTAAGAGAGCAGAGTTTCAGGGATGAACCACAGCATATTGAGTTGGAGGAGAAGGCTAAGAAGGGGGAGGCAACGGTGGAGGATGTTACCTACCTTCAGAGCCTGCTCGATGATAGGGTAAAGAGGCTGTTTTCTCTCAAATACGACGAACTCTTTGAGGCTGTGATGACAACGAGGAAACCACCCCGGACCGAGACATTTACTGACTTTGCCCAATGTCACCACTGCGGGGATCTGGTGCTGAAGTCAAAACTTGTAAACATTGATGGGCTTTTTCTTTGCAGGCAATGTTCTTCTTGTTTGATTCGGTCTTCTACTGATGGTACCCATCATTGA
- a CDS encoding ABC transporter ATP-binding protein, with protein sequence MGMIRIKDLCFSYDHSKDVLKHINLSIGKGRIIVLLGPNGSGKTTLLKCINAIVKPTSGHIYVNGTDMSCMKRHEIAQRISYVPQDHKTSFPYTVLEFILLGRAPYIGIFSVPGRKDIERCNEVLDSLEIHNLSDSLYTEISGGERKLVMIARALSASPEILLLDEPTAHLDIKHQAEVLRVIKTMVRDRGTTVLMTLHDPNLATLIANRVMLLRDGELLNEGNPKEIITRDNIKRIYDCEVLTFAYQDMVFIYPET encoded by the coding sequence ATGGGAATGATTCGGATCAAAGACCTCTGTTTTTCCTATGACCATAGTAAAGACGTACTGAAACATATAAACCTTTCTATCGGGAAGGGAAGGATTATTGTGCTTTTGGGGCCGAACGGGAGCGGTAAAACAACCCTCCTGAAATGCATCAACGCAATCGTGAAACCGACTTCCGGACATATCTATGTAAACGGCACAGACATGAGTTGCATGAAGAGACATGAAATTGCACAACGGATATCCTATGTGCCTCAGGACCACAAGACGTCTTTCCCCTATACCGTACTTGAGTTTATCCTTTTGGGGAGGGCGCCTTATATCGGGATATTTTCAGTACCGGGCAGAAAAGATATTGAGAGGTGTAATGAGGTATTGGATTCTCTAGAAATACACAACTTGTCTGATAGCCTGTATACTGAAATAAGCGGCGGGGAAAGAAAATTAGTCATGATAGCAAGGGCATTGTCTGCATCTCCCGAAATTCTCCTTCTCGATGAGCCAACCGCTCACCTCGACATAAAACATCAGGCAGAGGTCTTAAGGGTAATCAAGACCATGGTCCGTGACAGAGGAACGACAGTGCTTATGACCCTTCATGACCCGAATCTTGCCACACTCATTGCAAACAGAGTGATGCTGTTAAGGGACGGGGAACTATTGAATGAAGGAAACCCGAAAGAGATCATCACACGTGATAACATAAAGAGGATATATGATTGCGAAGTCCTGACCTTTGCATATCAGGATATGGTGTTTATATACCCGGAAACATAA